One genomic window of Misgurnus anguillicaudatus chromosome 12, ASM2758022v2, whole genome shotgun sequence includes the following:
- the LOC129446216 gene encoding trace amine-associated receptor 13c-like produces the protein MAYETEAHETQYCFPAINSSCIKTKRSTYEYNIMYVFFSLLSVWTVFLNLLVIISICHFKKLHTPTNMLILSLAVADLLVGLIGIPLKAIKLIETCWYFGYIICRLFTIIMGLLFSASLSNLVLIAVDRYVAVCHPLAYPQKITMIRTIITICVCWFCSSAYNISVGISVSNRKYRCYGECGFMVTFAYIITDLFLSFLLPCIVIITLYLRIFYVAHQQVKVINSLMRSGKHLTEGSVRRKSESKAALTLGIIVTVYLFCWIPYYILILTPNTRMTSVTAYIMLWMLYINSGVNPLIYAIFYPWFRTSVKHILNLSKIFKLA, from the coding sequence ATGGCCTATGAGACAGAAGCTCATGAGACTCAATACTGCTTTCCTGCCATTAACTCATCATGCATCAAGACAAAACGCTCCACATATGAATACAATatcatgtatgtgtttttttcattgctgTCAGTATGGACtgtgtttctaaatctgctGGTGATCATCTCCATCTGTCACTTCAAGAAGCTTCACACTCCAACCAACATGCTCATTCTCTCTCTGGCTGTGGCCGACCTGCTCGTTGGACTTATTGGAATCCCATTGAAAGCAATCAAGTTGATTGAAACATGTTGGTACTTTGGATACATTATCTGTAGACTGTTTACAATAATCATGGGGCTGCTTTTCTCTGCATCTCTgagtaatttagttttaataGCTGTTGACCGTTATGTGGCTGTGTGTCACCCTCTTGCGTACCCACAGAAAATAACAATGATAAGAACAATAATTACTATCTGTGTCTGTTGGTTCTGCTCTTCAGCTTATAACATTTCAGTTGGTATAAGTGTCTCAAATAGAAAATACAGATGTTATGGAGAATGTGGATTTATGGTTACTTTTGCCTATATAATTACTGACCTGTTTCTGTCTTTTCTGCTTCCTTGTATCGTCATTATAACTTTATATTTGAGAATCTTTTATGTCGCACATCAGCAAGTGAAAGTGATAAACTCTCTGATGAGGAGTGGAAAACATCTAACAGAAGGTTCAGTGAGGAGGAAATCTGAGAGCAAAGCCGCTCTGACATTAGGAATCATTGTGACGGTTTATCTGTTTTGCTGGATTccctattatattttaattctAACACCAAACACAAGAATGACTTCTGTTACAGCCTACATTATGTTATGGATGTTGTATATTAATTCAGGTGTGAATCCTCTCATCTATGCTATATTTTACCCCTGGTTTAGAACGTCAGTTAAACACATCCTAAATCTAtccaaaatatttaagttagcaTAA